The Macadamia integrifolia cultivar HAES 741 unplaced genomic scaffold, SCU_Mint_v3 scaffold3239, whole genome shotgun sequence genome window below encodes:
- the LOC122067923 gene encoding ATP synthase subunit alpha, mitochondrial yields the protein MEFSPRAAELTTLLESRITNFYTNLKVDEIGRVVSVGDGIARVYGLNEIQAGEMVEFASGVKGIALNLENENVGIVVFGSDTAIKEGDLVKRTGSIVDVPAGKAMLGRVVDALGVPIDGRGALSDHERRRVEVKAPGIIERKSVHEPMQTGLKAVDSLVPIGRGQRELIIGDRQTGKTAIAIDTILNQKQMNSRGTSESETLYCVYVAIGQKRSTVAQLVQILSEANALEYSILVAATASDPAPLQFLAPYSGCAMGEYFRDNGMHALIIYDDLSKQAVAYRQMSLLLRRPPGREAFPGDVFYLHSRLLERAAKRSDQTGAGSSTALPVIETQAGDVSAYIPTNVIPITDGQICSETELFYRGIRPAINVGLSVSRVGSAAQLKAMKQVRGSSKLELAQYREVAALAQFGSDLDAATQALPNRGARLTEVPKQPQYAPLPIEKQILVIYAAVNGFCDRMPLDRISQYERAIPSSIKPELLQALLDKGGLTNERKMELDASLKESALPYL from the coding sequence ATGGAATTCTCTCCCAGAGCTGCGGAACTCACGACTCTATTAGAAAGTAGAATTACCAACTTTTACACGAATTTGAAAGTGGATGAGATCGGGCGAGTGGTCTCAGTTGGAGATGGGATTGCACGTGTTTATGGATTGAACGAGATTCAAGCTGGGGAAATGGTTGAATTTGCCAGCGGTGTGAAAGGAATAGCGTTGAATCTTGAGAATGAGAATGTAGGTATTGTTGTCTTTGGAAGTGATACCGCTATTAAAGAAGGAGATCTTGTCAAGCGCACTGGATCTATTGTGGATGTTCCTGCAGGAAAGGCAATGCTAGGGCGTGTGGTCGACGCGTTGGGAGTACCTATTGATGGAAGAGGGGCTCTAAGCGATCACGAACGAAGACGTGTCGAAGTGAAAGCCCCTGGGATTATTGAACGTAAATCTGTGCACGAGCCTATGCAAACAGGGTTAAAAGCGGTAGATAGCCTGGTTCCTATAGGCCGTGGTCAACGAGAACTTATAATCGGGGACCGACAAACAGGAAAAACAGCTATTGCTATCGAtaccatattaaaccaaaagCAAATGAACTCAAGGGGCACCTCTGAGAGTGAGACATTGTATTGTGTCTATGTAGCAATTGGACAGAAACGCTCAACTGTGGCACAATTAGTTCAAATTCTTTCAGAAGCGAATGCTTTGGAATATTCCATTCTTGTAGCAGCCACCGCTTCGGATCCTGCTCCTCTGCAATTTCTGGCCCCATATTCAGGGTGTGCCATGGGGGAATATTTCCGCGATAATGGAATGCACGCATTAATAATCTATGATGATCTTAGTAAACAGGCGGTGGCATATCGACAAATGTCATTATTGTTACGCCGACCACCAGGCCGTGAGGCTTTCCCAGGGGATGTTTTCTATTTACATTCCCGTCTCTTAGAAAGAGCCGCTAAACGATCGGACCAGACAGGTGCAGGTAGCTCGACCGCGTTACCCGTCATTGAAACACAAGCTGGAGACGTATCGGCCTATATCCCCACCAATGTGATCCCCATTACAGATGGACAAATCTGTTCGGAAACAGAGCTCTTTTATCGCGGAATTAGACCTGCTATTAACGTCGGCTTATCTGTCAGTCGCGTCGGGTCTGCCGCTCAGTTGAAAGCTATGAAACAAGTCCGCGGTAGTTCAAAACTGGAATTGGCACAATATCGCGAAGTGGCCGCCCTTGCTCAATTTGGGTCAGACCTTGATGCTGCGACTCAGGCATTACCCAATAGAGGTGCAAGGCTTACAGAAGTACCGAAACAACCACAATATGCACCACTTCCAATTGAAAAACAAATTCTAGTCATTTATGCAGCTGTCAATGGATTCTGTGATCGAATGCCACTAGACAGAATTTCTCAATATGAGAGAGCCATTCCAAGTAGTATAAAACCAGAATTACTACAAGCACTTTTAGATAAAGGGGGGTTAACTAACGAAAGAAAGATGGAACTAGATGCTTCCTTAAAAGAAAGCGCTTTGCCTTACCTATGA